TAAGCCCTTCTTTAATCTTAGGCCAAATTAACCATACACCCAACCATGCCCAAACCATACATAGGCACACCCAAATCAAAAACCTAGTTGAACAAAACCCATCACAACCCAATTGAAACGGGAAACTAcatcaaagaaacaaagattTCGGGATCAAACGCCCCCCCGCAGTGGCCAGACTCAATGGAGATGGATAAGGGACATGGCAGTAATGGAATCGCCGTGAATCAATGGTTTCGGGTTgtattggagagagagagagagagaggggttagTAGATTTAATAATCTAATTTACTAATATTAGAAGAATCTTGACTCTTGAACAGTAGCAATGACTTCAGTTTCCTCCCATTATACTTATATATTATCACGTCCAATGGTTTTTGCAACATGAGGCAAATACATTGAAGCATACTCCATTATTGTTATTTACAGGATTGCTCGTCTCTAAGATATTGAAACACATCATGCTTCCATAGCCTCTATGCAGATCATGgtacttacaagttacaacaagcttaatattatttgaagattttcaACACGCTTATTCTGATATCCTGAAATGATAAATTTGAAGATTTTCAACATTAAGTTTTTGGAAATTACTGCGCTTTCTGTTGGTTATAAACTTGCCCCAACTGTATGCCCTATATTTTGCAGGGTTTTGCTCATTTGTCAGCTCCTCTAAAGGCTTTACCATGGTGTAGTGCGCCGGGTTGAAGAAAAATGGAAGAGAGAACCGTTCCTTCTCTGAGTTCACCATCACCCTGTGCTCCACACTCTCATACCTGTCATTGCTCCAAACCTAAAAACATTTCCATTCAGAGTCAAACTGGCCAACGACAAAAGCCTCCAAGTACATACCAATTCCAATATAGGCATAGAATTGATTTTAATTGGACtagtaattatatttttgatcCATACATGCATATATGGACAACATTGAGAAGAAAGTGATATTCTAACATAATTCATATACTTGGATTTGGATATtgtatattgtatttttttttttttaatgaataaagaTAATTTGGATATTGTAGACAACTTATTTCTGTTCTGTCAAATTATATGTGGATTTTGCTCATAAATGCTTTCTTGGGTTTCTCAGTCAGTTTTACCCATAGTAATTGATACCTGAAAGCAAGTTTGGCTATTAACAAAAATATGAATGATTTGTACTTAGCAGAGTTAATTTGAATATTTGAGAATGTTACCTGAATAATGTCACCAACATTGATGATATAAGCATCTGGGGTGGGTTTGACCCGAACCCACTCTCCATCTGTTTTCCGCTTCACTTCCAATCCTCCAACATCATCTTGAGCAAGGATGGTTAAGGCACCACCATCCTTGTGCCGACCAACACCAAGTGCTAACTCAGGGGTTGGGCAAGGTGGATAGTGATTTAGTCGGATGAAACTGGTCTGATCTTTAAAGAAGCCATGGAACCTATCTGCTGGCAAGCCCAGGGACAGAGCAATAAGTTCCATTAACTTGTAAGCTAGTTTTACCATCTCTTGACCATATTCTTGGCATATCTCCCTGGTCAGTTGTCAAAGGAGCCCATTAAATCACATAGATGAATCCCCATGAATTGGGCTGCAAATTAAATCATAATTCTTGACAGATTCATTTCAATTCTAACTCTCAATTACAGAGGGTCCTCCCAAATAACAGTTATGAAGACACATTCGTATGTTACTAAGAAGTTAACCTTAGATGACTAATTATTAAAATGTACCATCCACTCTCTTGTGGTCTCCACTCACCAACTCTTGCAACATTATCTCCCACAACCATTAAGTGTGCTGTGATTAGAACTCCCCTTTTCATATCATGTAGAGATAGGTTGAACTTTATAATTTTGTCATCTAACTGATATTGGCTAGAATTAATATTGAAATTATCCAtattaatccataataattattattaattagtcgaattttattgtaaatttacaaaaagaTTTCCATATGTTATTGTTAAAAACCTTACCTTAAATCAGGCGGGTACTCAGGCCACAGATTATTCCATTCAGTGAGTTCCGTGTCATCAGGCTCATGTGAGGCAGGGACTATAGTGGGTTCCTCTATAGTAAAATCAAACACTTCTTTCCAGTCCCTAACATTCTTGGTATGCTCTGTG
This portion of the Castanea sativa cultivar Marrone di Chiusa Pesio chromosome 7, ASM4071231v1 genome encodes:
- the LOC142605364 gene encoding jasmonate-induced oxygenase 2-like, with protein sequence MGEVDPAFIQEPEHRPRISYIEGKGVPLIDLSPILSSSNVSAIEFEGLVKEVGDACKEWGFFQVINHGVPLEMREKIDGASRKFFAQSLEDKRKVSRNEKEVSGYYDTEHTKNVRDWKEVFDFTIEEPTIVPASHEPDDTELTEWNNLWPEYPPDLREICQEYGQEMVKLAYKLMELIALSLGLPADRFHGFFKDQTSFIRLNHYPPCPTPELALGVGRHKDGGALTILAQDDVGGLEVKRKTDGEWVRVKPTPDAYIINVGDIIQVWSNDRYESVEHRVMVNSEKERFSLPFFFNPAHYTMVKPLEELTNEQNPAKYRAYSWGKFITNRKRSNFQKLNVENLQIYHFRISE